The Pseudorasbora parva isolate DD20220531a chromosome 16, ASM2467924v1, whole genome shotgun sequence genome includes a region encoding these proteins:
- the parp12a gene encoding protein mono-ADP-ribosyltransferase PARP12 isoform X3 has product MISMALRVKSCFNFCFRMTHLYFQRSISIKQVCSHYNKGNGEYGSCKYKTSCTNLHLCQHFLQGDCKFGTGCKRSHIFDANAQKILNARGLVPENTRRVLRLYKNKLLIASSAFKKSETAALPAVRGRTKHKSSSSVSEADQNEICLFFIRTGCSFKDKCARFHHHLPYKWQILQKDGSTWGDLLNEEEIEKAYCSPANVLCITQSSSGHQVVDFTSMTCGVSEVRRLSTASSVTKPPHFILTTEWIWFWRNDKGGWTEYGKGEDSKLVASVTSEDLEKHYLADSEKEISFTSLNHQYILKFKEMSQQNLKYKTVRDVRRRPRFVSPEDVKSKIKGSESPDSSASSSVEVPPYWDKGALPSFTYKIIPLQSSSKEYQRVGSMFSRTMPKSIIRSIERVQNPSLWKVFQWQKEQMNLKNGGSGVDQRYLFHGTDESFIDAICEQNFDWRICGSHGTSYGKGSYFARDALYSDRYAKSRNGKTKKMFVALVLVGDFTRGNSSFLRPPQKPNSQSFYNSCVDNEINPAIFVVFEKFQIYPEYIIEYS; this is encoded by the exons ATGATCTCCATGGCCTTGCGAGTGAAGAGTTGTTTCAACTTCTGCTTCAGAATGACTCATCTTTACTTCCAGAGGTCAATATCTATTAAACAG GTGTGCTCCCACTACAACAAGGGGAATGGTGAATATGGCAGttgtaaatataaaacatcCTGTACCAACCTGCACCTCTGCCAGCATTTCCTACAAGGCGACTGCAAGTTTGGTACAGGCTGCAAAAGGTCCCACATCTTTGATGCAAATGCACAGAAAATTCTGAATGCCAGAGGACTCGTTCCAGAAAACACTCGCAGAGTCCTCAGGCTTTACAAGAACAAGTTACTGATTGCTTCTTCTGCTTTCAAGAAAAGCGAGACAG CAGCTCTACCAGCAGTGAGAGGACGCACCAAACACAAATCCAGTAGCTCTGTCAGTGAAGCGGATCAGAATGAAATCTGTCTCTTTTTCATACGCACTGGATGTAGTTTCAAAG ACAAATGTGCCCGTTTTCACCACCATCTTCCCTATAAATGGCAGATATTACAGAAGGATGGATCTACATGGGGTGACTTACTGAATGAAGAAGAAATTGAGAAGGCATACTGCAGTCCAGCTAATGTTCTGTG TATTACCCAGAGCAGCTCAGGGCATCAGGTAGTGGACTTTACGTCAATGACTTGTGGAGTGTCAGAAGTCCGTCGGCTGTCCACAGCATCTTCTGTTACTAAACCACCCCATTTCATTCTGACCACTGAATGGATCTGGTTCTGGAGGAATGACAAGGGAGGTTGGACGGAGTATGGCAAAGGG GAAGATTCTAAACTCGTGGCGTCAGTCACCTCAGAAGACCTCGAGAAACATTACCTGGCTGACAGTGAAAAGGAAATCTCATTCACTTCACTGAACCATCAGTACATCCTCAAATTTAAAG AGATGAGCCAGCAAAATCTGAAGTACAAAACTGTAAGAGACGTTAGAAGGAGACCACGTTTTGTTTCCCCCGAAGATGTTAAGAGCAAGATCAAGGG AAGTGAGTCTCCAGACAGCTCAGCATCTTCTTCTGTGGAAGTTCCTCCTTACTGGGACAAAGGAGCTCTTCCTAGCTTCACCTACAAG ATTATTCCTCTGCAAAGCTCTTCCAAGGAGTATCAAAGGGTGGGCTCCATGTTTAGTAGAACAATGCCTAAAAGCATCATTCGCAGCATTGAGAGAGTGCAGAATCCTTCTCTCTGGAAGGTCTTTCAGTG gcaAAAAGAACAAATGAATTTAAAGAATGGAGGTAGTGGCGTGGACCAGCGTTACCTTTTCCATGGTACGGATGAGTCTTTCATAGATGCCATCTGTGAGCAGAACTTTGACTGGAGGATCTGTGGTAGTCATGGGACAAGTTATGGGAAAG GCAGCTATTTTGCCAGAGATGCCTTATACTCTGACAGATATGCAAAATCCAGGAACGGCAAGACCAAGAAGATGTTTGTGGCACTGGTGCTCGTCGGAGACTTCACAAGGGGTAACAGTAGTTTCCTCCGACCTCCACAGAAACCCAACAGTCAAAGCTTTTACAACAGCTGCGTTGACAATGAGATTAACCCGgccatttttgttgtgtttgagAAATTCCAGATCTATCCTGAGTACATCATTGAATACTCTTAA